The DNA sequence GCCGTTATAGTGgctgtatattaactacaaatatcgCGATACTTGCGTAGGCGTATCGATAACCTATCGGGAGACAAACTATCACGATTGATCGCGATATCGATTTATCGGCACACTCCTAATCCGTATAAGCTTCTGCCAGTGATCTGAGCCAATATTGCTGACTCGTGCTAATAATGGTAGCTAAAGTAGCAGAGCTTATTATTATGCCGTTGGTGAGCGTGTAACTTCATTTGTTCCTCCTCTGTGGTGTCTTGCAGTCATCAGTGGCCAGAACCGATATAAGTTTGTCAGGGCTGGTGATGCGACCATTCTGCCCTGCATGCAGTCGTCCTGTTCCAGCACAGACTGGCTGCACAGTCGCAACGGGGGCCCGCTGATGGACGTGGTGAAAAACAACACAGTTGTGAGCAGCTCGCCCGGAAGTCAGCGCCTGCGGCTGATGGACGACTGCTCGCTGCTCATTGAGCGAGTGATGGCGGAAGATGCTGGTTACTATGGATGTGATAGAGATCAACAACAGATATTAGAAGTTTTACTGACGGTGCTGACATGTGAGTTGTCTTTTAGCACATTAGCTCCAGCTAGCTTTTATGTTTTGCAAAATTGTGGCTCCGTTGATACTGTTAGAGCGAGTAATGAAGTGACTCAAGTGTTGACAATTAGAATCCTGGTTTAGAGAGTCTGCTATCGaagtgtccttgggcaagacactgaagcctaactcattcactgccattgacgactatagacgtcaaaaattcatgtgaagtatttctattagtttaacatttttttccattttattacattttttataaaaacctataattttttattgtacatttataacagatataaaattatcatgcgattaaatttaataaaaataataatgattaggcccgtcaggcgattaaaatatttaattgtaactaattgtaacatgacttcacttaattaatctgttctaaatttacaatattttttttttctaggttttcatactcttgttagcaaaagtggaaaaaaaaattaaactaatagaaatagttcaaattaatttttggacgacgtctatagccgtcaatggcagtgaacgagctAATTTGCCTGCAAACCAGACTCATCGCTTTAGCAGCAAGTGAGTCGCTATGAAGCACATTTCTGGAGCGGGGAAAACCTGACCGAACAGACAGTGAAAAGATCCAATCAGCAAAGAGCGGATGTgatcaaaacaggaagtatgtGTTGAAGAGTAGCAAGCACAAGGACATGCGTATGAAATCTATATTGTATTCATATGTAAGTCTGTATTGCTCTCATATTGTATCACCTTCTTCCCTGCAGTGACACTTCAGGAATCGGATCCAATGAGTGACGGACGCATGTTCCTGAAGTGTTCCGTGGCCTTCTACGAAGACAGGTTGCAATGCAATTCAAGATCCCTCCGCTGGATGGATGAAGAAGGCAAAGAGCTTTCCTCTTATGGGGTTCAGCAAAACGGCTGCGTGTCCTTTCTCACGGTATCTCCTGTCAGCCGCCAAAGGAAGTACACGTGCCAATGCGTGAAGGGAGGCCACGTAGAGGTCGAGGCCCGGTACACAGTCGTTTCCACGGAAGAGAGTACGAGAGGTCCCGGGGGTCCTGGAGCGCAGTCGCCTGGCCGCAACGTGCTCATCTTCGTTATCAGGGCGGTTGTCGCAGCCTTGATGCTGATTTTCCTCATCGTGGCCGTCATCCTTGTCAAATTGAAGTCGAAAAGAAACGCAAGCCAAGGTACGATCATCATTCCATAATCGGTATTCAAAAGTACGGCAGTTCTTAAATATGGCCCATTtgcatggatttaaaaaaaagaagaaaaaaaagaatcttttttggggaaaatggttaatttcacgaaaaaatataacattttaacctttttttccagATTGTTTCTAGAAATATTTTGAGTGTTCATAACTAATCATAACTCTAATGCTGCAACAGTAATACCGCACAACTTTTTCCTCTAAgggttgcataaaaaaaattgtcaaccagtttaaaatgtttgtttttttgtactacATGCTAAAACGAATCGATGGTAGATCTGCACCTCCACGGGCTGCATCTGAAtccgttttgtttattttttaaatagcatcGCGCACCACGTCAAAAGTATTTATTGTCAGCATATGCTGATAAAATAATGTGGGCGGGCCGCAAACGGCCCCTGGGCCATAGTTTGAACACCTCTGCTGTATCCCATAAACTTGGCTGGCCTTTAAAAGCGTTATTTGTGGCTGTGCAGGTCCGTgatgaggacgaggacgaggacgggGCCCTCAGGATCTCGCCTGAACAAGATGTCGGAATCACGTTTAACACCGATAGAAAGAAAAATGCTTCGGTTGATCTTTGAACCGCATGTAATTGGCTTTATGGACTTTTGATTCCATGACAAATCAGCGTTTGCTTTTTGCCTCCAGATACCAATTTTCCCCTCTCTCATCGAGCAATATCTTGTATCCACACGctctaaaaagtctacacacccatgtTTCCACATTAGTTTGGCAGATTTTGTTGCGGTCTGATGAGAGCAATATGTAACTTTTTGGACCGAATTCCAAAAGAACTCCACAGTGCCGACGATGAAGGGTATTGACTGGAAATGtgaaatgatgacattttgttaTTCTGTAGCAATACAGAATaacaaaatgtcaggaaaagcctactagatcATACGAGCTTGATTTGGGGTTACtgggtggcaggtgtgtgctgtgaCTCCCATTTAACTCGAGTTGGAATGTGTTTGGTTCCTTATTATTATCAACGCAGCCACAATTTCAATAAACTCACTCATCttagtcatttttgttgtcatttcagTAAAAAGTATTCAAACGGGTGTGTAAACTTTTCCTaaccactgtattttttttttttatgtgaaaataaatgcttCCGCTTGTCCCTTTTGTCAATATGTATATAAACACAatactttagaaaaaaaaagacgattttAATTAAATCTTTGAATGCATCCACAATAAGCACACCTTACAAACGTGTTCAATCATATTTATTCACTAACATAATTTTCGGTAAACTCTCGCTAGCatctactgtaaatgtaaacatttcacCGTTCGCTTGCTAGCTCGGAGACGGCGCGAAGCTTATGCGGGGCGGGGCAGAGCGTGCCGCCCACGCAGGGGGTCAAGTCCAGCTCGTCCTCGGTGACCCCCGAGGGGGGCCGGAAGCGGAAGTGCTGCAGCAGCGTGACGAAGAAGATGAAGAGCTCCATGCGGGCCAGGCTCTCTCCCAGGCAAACTCTGCGACCTGCCGCGCATCCAGCAGAGGGCGATACCAtcagcaaaactttttttttggggggggggggggttacttgCTATCGTTATTAAGTACACTCCAGTATTTGGTTTGTGTTGTTTTCCAGTTTAGTTGATTTGGTTGACTTAGTTGGTTAGTTATGTTTATAGTTTGTTACGCTACGTTATGTGTAGAGAGTATTTTATGACAAATAACCAGCCAAACACTCAAGTTCTGCCTTGCAACTAGCATATTTCCCATTGTGTGACGCACCTGCCGAGAAGGGCATGAAGGCGTCGGGCTTGACGAACTTTCCGTCCTCGTCCAGGAAATGTTGAGGATGGAAGGCGAGCGGCTTCTCCCACTCGCTCTCGTCATGCAGGACGGACGTCAGGAGAGGGTACACTGTCGTACCCTGCCAGGGTGGAGGAGCCGTTTAGCTGTGGTGGGAAGTAACCAACTACCAATACTTGGTTGCTGTACTGTTTCAGGTATCTCT is a window from the Vanacampus margaritifer isolate UIUO_Vmar chromosome 19, RoL_Vmar_1.0, whole genome shotgun sequence genome containing:
- the LOC144039388 gene encoding uncharacterized protein LOC144039388 isoform X1, translated to MKMNTREVILIFLLQFQVISGQNRYKFVRAGDATILPCMQSSCSSTDWLHSRNGGPLMDVVKNNTVVSSSPGSQRLRLMDDCSLLIERVMAEDAGYYGCDRDQQQILEVLLTVLTLTLQESDPMSDGRMFLKCSVAFYEDRLQCNSRSLRWMDEEGKELSSYGVQQNGCVSFLTVSPVSRQRKYTCQCVKGGHVEVEARYTVVSTEESTRGPGGPGAQSPGRNVLIFVIRAVVAALMLIFLIVAVILVKLKSKRNASQGP
- the LOC144039388 gene encoding uncharacterized protein LOC144039388 isoform X2, with amino-acid sequence MQSSCSSTDWLHSRNGGPLMDVVKNNTVVSSSPGSQRLRLMDDCSLLIERVMAEDAGYYGCDRDQQQILEVLLTVLTLTLQESDPMSDGRMFLKCSVAFYEDRLQCNSRSLRWMDEEGKELSSYGVQQNGCVSFLTVSPVSRQRKYTCQCVKGGHVEVEARYTVVSTEESTRGPGGPGAQSPGRNVLIFVIRAVVAALMLIFLIVAVILVKLKSKRNASQGP